A single Triticum dicoccoides isolate Atlit2015 ecotype Zavitan chromosome 2A, WEW_v2.0, whole genome shotgun sequence DNA region contains:
- the LOC119356032 gene encoding protein IQ-DOMAIN 1-like, with product MGWASRWLRGLLGGGKKAGEHKPEREKKRWGFGKSFREKDPLRPPTPPVQRAATPRRTYAASDDGGDEQNKRAIAVAAATAAVAEAAVAAAQAAAAVVRLTSSGRCPPAGAKHEEWAAVRIQAAFRGYLARRALKALRGLVKLQALVRGNIVRRQAAETLRCMQALVSVQSRARASRATRSRQAAAHPGATTPEKYEQAAYEGSLRHGRSGSLKGGSSKTPGGERMSRERSESCGRNWLDRWVEERYMDDEKNAKILEVDPGKPGRHASKRRSSGGGGHHQSSCSTRTSEQNSRSYATMPDSPSRDSTTAQQSVPSPSSVGMVMGAAEALSPLRLPADLAAELYESPQFFSATSRAGSSKRGGAFFTPTKSECARSLFGGYSDYPNYMSNTESFRAKARSQSAPKQRPLYEKSGSLRKASAHAFAPGAAAGQRSSASASASLHARFTNKAYPGSGRLDRLGMPVKY from the exons ATGGGGTGGGCTTCAAGGTGGCTCCGCGGGCTGCTTGGCGGCGGCAAGAAGGCCGGCGAGCACAAGCCGGAGAGGGAGAAGAAGCGCTGGGGCTTCGGCAAGTCCTTCCGGGAGAAGGACCCGTTGCGGCCGCCGACGCCGCCGGTGCAGCGGGCGGCGACGCCCCGCCGCACCTACGCGGCGTCggatgacggcggcgacgagcagaACAAGCGCGCTATcgccgtggcggcggcgacggcggcggtggccgAGGCCGCCGTTGCCGCGGCGCAGGCGGCCGCCGCCGTGGTGCGGCTGACCAGCAGCGGGCGGTGCCCGCCGGCCGGGGCGAAGCACGAGGAGTGGGCGGCCGTCCGGATCCAGGCCGCTTTCCGTGGCTACCTG GCGAGGCGGGCACTGAAGGCGCTCCGCGGGCTGGTGAAGCTGCAGGCGCTGGTCCGCGGCAACATCGTCCGGCGGCAGGCGGCCGAGACGCTCCGGTGCATGCAGGCGCTCGTCAGCGTGCAGTCCCGCGCGCGCGCCAGCCGTGCCACCCGCTCCCGCCAGGCCGCGGCGCACCCG GGGGCGACGACGCCGGAGAAGTACGAGCAGGCGGCATACGAGGGCTCGCTCAGGCACGGCCGCTCCGGCTCACTGAAG GGAGGCTCGTCGAAGACACCGGGCGGCGAGAGGATGAGCAGGGAGAGGTCAGAATCCTGCGGGAGGAACTGGCTGGATCGGTGGGTGGAGGAGAGGTACATGGACGACGAGAAGAACGCCAAGATTCTGGAGGTGGACCCCGGCAAGCCCGGCCGGCACGCGTCCAAGAGGcgaagcagcggcggcggcggccaccacCAGTCGTCGTGCTCGACCAGGACATCCGAGCAGAACAGCCGGAGCTACGCGACGATGCCGGACTCGCCGTCCAGGGACTCAACCACGGCGCAGCAGTCCGTGCCCAGTCCGTCCTCGGTGGGCATGGTCATGGGCGCGGCGGAGGCCCTGAGCCCGCTGCGGCTGCCGGCGGACCTGGCGGCGGAGCTGTACGAGAGCCCGCAGTTCTTCTCGGCGACGTCGCGGGCGGGGAGCTCGAAGCGGGGCGGCGCCTTCTTCACGCCGACCAAGAGCGAGTGCGCGCGCAGCCTCTTCGGCGGCTACTCCGACTACCCCAACTACATGTCCAACACGGAGTCGTTCCGCGCCAAGGCGCGGTCGCAGAGCGCGCCCAAGCAGCGGCCGCTGTACGAGAAGTCCGGGTCCCTGCGGAAGGCGTCGGCGCACGCGTTCGCgccgggggcggcggcggggcagaggtcgtcggcgtcggcgtcggcgtccctGCACGCCAGGTTCACCAACAAGGCCTACCCCGGCTCCGGCAGGCTGGACCGGCTCGGCATGCCCGTCAAGTACTGA